A genomic segment from Candidatus Brocadia sinica JPN1 encodes:
- a CDS encoding transposase: MAKFKPFHEFQRPLIGFTPESFLDYIETVLPKDHLCRLVKEVVFSLDTEAIEAKYSFLGQRTYHPKLLLSVLFYGYATGVRSSRKLAERCLSGHIFIYLMQSYTPDHRTISDFRKNNLKEIERYFVDIVRIFSTLGYTQIGKIYLDGTKIKGNASAKRTKDKAGFEKWLSEITGEIASILKEAENIDNQEDDRCKIDPGQEVLQKRLSDRTHLKSKIEEALEIMKEENREKINLTDTDANHMKSGGSKDIRPGYNCQAAVTESGIIVAGEAVTEANDRNQLKPVIEQTELNTQEKVKEVAADCGYGSYANYEYLEQREIDGYVPDSNFQQYKSGEYEKEENRYHYSNFKYDSASDNYVCPVLQKMREKLVSDHGKRKYFMRQYIIEPIFGHLKFNVGYRNFLLRGLEKVRAEFNLMCIGWNLKKMLKLGIKPATV; the protein is encoded by the coding sequence ATGGCTAAATTTAAGCCCTTCCATGAATTTCAGAGACCCCTGATAGGATTTACTCCGGAATCGTTTTTGGACTACATAGAAACGGTACTACCGAAAGACCATCTGTGCCGATTAGTGAAAGAGGTCGTATTTTCATTAGATACTGAAGCAATAGAGGCCAAATATTCTTTTTTGGGTCAGCGAACGTATCATCCGAAGTTGCTCTTGAGTGTGCTTTTTTACGGGTATGCAACCGGGGTACGCAGTAGCAGGAAGTTGGCAGAGAGGTGTCTGAGTGGCCATATATTTATCTATCTGATGCAGAGCTATACACCGGATCATCGAACGATCAGTGATTTTCGGAAGAATAATCTCAAAGAGATAGAGAGGTATTTTGTTGATATCGTAAGGATATTCAGTACATTAGGCTATACCCAGATAGGGAAGATATACCTGGATGGAACAAAGATAAAAGGCAATGCCTCAGCAAAGCGGACAAAAGATAAAGCAGGGTTTGAGAAATGGTTGTCAGAAATAACCGGAGAGATAGCCAGCATATTGAAGGAGGCGGAGAACATTGACAATCAGGAAGACGACCGCTGCAAAATAGATCCAGGGCAAGAGGTATTGCAAAAGAGGCTTTCAGACCGCACCCACCTGAAGAGTAAGATCGAAGAGGCACTAGAGATTATGAAGGAAGAGAACCGGGAGAAGATCAATCTCACCGACACGGACGCCAATCACATGAAATCAGGAGGGAGCAAAGACATTCGTCCTGGATACAATTGTCAGGCAGCAGTAACCGAATCAGGGATTATCGTAGCAGGGGAAGCAGTAACAGAGGCGAATGACCGGAACCAGTTGAAACCGGTGATAGAGCAGACAGAGTTAAACACGCAGGAAAAAGTTAAAGAAGTAGCGGCAGATTGTGGATACGGGAGCTATGCAAATTATGAGTATTTAGAGCAAAGAGAAATAGATGGATATGTACCTGACAGTAATTTTCAGCAATACAAGTCAGGAGAATACGAAAAAGAGGAGAACCGGTATCACTACAGTAATTTTAAATATGATTCGGCAAGTGATAATTATGTATGTCCGGTTTTACAAAAGATGAGAGAGAAGCTGGTGTCTGATCATGGGAAACGAAAATATTTTATGCGTCAATATATCATTGAACCAATCTTTGGGCATTTGAAATTTAATGTAGGATATCGAAACTTTCTCTTACGCGGTCTGGAAAAAGTACGCGCAGAGTTTAACCTGATGTGTATTGGTTGGAATTTAAAAAAGATGCTGAAACTGGGAATAAAACCCGCAACGGTATAA
- a CDS encoding transposase yields MESFYHTAPWTSKTGIRRILAVDGSRLELPNNTEVVEAFGRANKQPDAKPLGIVSALFDVVNKVVLDSSINPANASENHLAFYHLGKVRHGDLVILDRGYKCLWLMLGIVQKGADYLIQLPVNAFKGVELFKKTEGRKYEYQENRTSALSFVKEGLIALFTGVSLIQVLTHLKEKIIKNILPIRIASKICFCDNI; encoded by the coding sequence GTGGAGAGTTTTTATCATACGGCACCTTGGACATCAAAAACAGGGATAAGGAGGATATTAGCAGTAGATGGAAGCCGTCTGGAGCTTCCGAATAACACGGAGGTGGTAGAGGCATTTGGGAGGGCAAACAAACAGCCGGATGCAAAACCGCTGGGGATAGTATCAGCGCTGTTTGATGTGGTCAATAAGGTGGTACTGGATAGTAGTATTAATCCTGCAAATGCCAGTGAGAATCATCTTGCGTTTTACCATTTAGGGAAGGTAAGGCATGGCGATCTGGTAATCCTTGACAGGGGTTATAAATGTTTATGGCTTATGCTGGGAATAGTGCAAAAGGGAGCAGATTATCTCATTCAGCTTCCCGTAAATGCGTTCAAAGGAGTAGAGCTTTTTAAGAAAACGGAGGGGAGAAAATACGAGTATCAAGAGAATAGAACCTCGGCATTATCTTTTGTAAAGGAAGGATTGATTGCTTTATTTACGGGAGTATCTTTGATCCAAGTTTTAACTCACCTGAAAGAAAAAATAATAAAAAACATTTTACCTATTAGAATAGCTTCTAAAATCTGCTTTTGTGATAATATTTGA